A single region of the Salvia miltiorrhiza cultivar Shanhuang (shh) chromosome 8, IMPLAD_Smil_shh, whole genome shotgun sequence genome encodes:
- the LOC130997413 gene encoding nuclear pore complex protein NUP1 isoform X2 produces the protein MSTAEEGEAAANATTSSYGGGGAGGKFRKKPFRQQATPYDRPPTALRGNNTNSDDSSSWWTKLLEPASKAISYGADRFFGSVFRRRLPPPPPPQPPESNVQESGGDQGTGFNSQRGEQEPKSGQCSQPINSSSSNGVTELEHLLKQKTFTRAEIAHLAELLQSRAAEVSPGDASRINVVSALDSGRQKEFASGISEGNINDGIRSSALMLTPIHNSKVLENDIASPAELAKAYMGSRPSQVSPSLLGLRNQLGKEGTGLLADTVNSSKSPIMSLAKRSSVSMSASENGFITPRSRGRSANYTMARTPYSRVHPTSTLKGSVINSSGFAGPSTSSASLSLLENDGNFDSRLGTLKRRSSALDDEIGSVGPMRRIRQKPNLLASKFHHTTHGVGVGSHAKQKPQMNGEERNKVLKNSGENETESVPSTSYAHVPSKSKEVAAKILQQLEKISPKEKSPESKLPAMQENSPSKLILSRFPGRALGSMDDVGSSKLILNVHDDLKSGNQTNDTLPDVHESSPQKHGKAERNNPNGSFIPSGRWTPVLNNDSAVSLKASTPGLGAGASVVKNGAPQPQKKRAFRMSAEEDPLELADVECNGLASRSLSETNGPFEYSHTKLARESNTTFQSEDKSSMGLTSGAFTFGKGTSVIAIPASAEGTRAASPSQIFPSSDPALDKPKEANSSHLFSFSSKAANNSPSLPSESTIMAQSEPERSSSLADISTSVVSEVRTPNSETGFHMKPVKAVDANGKCDDGSSAALNGPLVSGSSPVSFPAACSSDMHRTSMGSAPLFTSSTSTTNFLPTGSSTNAAIPSSGNIFGGAAKSSSSGGPVFKFGSAVDPPTVSAAPTASISERADQRPKINPSSVSSSSAYSTVAAAAASSGNSIFKFGSFSNSTGNSLQTSIFASATKSPLFGAGTISQGTLAESVPAASVPALDMNTASSLGSMPTPSFSSGFSSSTSTSETTSLVPAGGPTSSLLKFGATAAAVSSSASAATSAFGFGSSSFSSTATACSSGGSTTPVFGFVGTSASSAPINTTSSFSSGSSGIFNFDGSSSASSSTSNSVSSISAPSNVFGGWQSQKSPLFGSPSPSAGFSFSASANAALPMAFNSSTGASSGPVFSFNTASASPSLPNTQPVFGNSPIGGGFAASPGNNDQMNAEDSMAEDPVPSSAPTPVFGQPAVSPSPFGSVAPSQNNPFVFNGQQNQVPLQSPSLFQASGSLEFNAGGSFSLGSTGGEKSGRKIVKVSRTKNRKK, from the exons CTTCTTCGGTTCTGTCTTTCGTAGGCGCCTCCCTCCTCCGCCCCCTCCTCAGCCACCAG AGTCAAATGTTCAAGAGAGTGGCGGGGATCAAGGGACAGGTTTTAAT AGTCAGAGAGGTGAACAAGAGCCCAAAAGTGGTCAGTGCAGTCAGCCAATAAATAGTTCTAGCAGCAATGGCGTCACTGAGCTTGAGCATTTGTTGAAGCAAAAGACCTTCACTAG GGCTGAGATTGCCCATCTGGCAGAACTTTTGCAATCACGAGCTGCAGAAGTGTCTCCTGGGGATGCAAGCCGAATCAATGTAGTGTCTGCTTTGGATTCTGGCAGGCAAAAAGAATTTGCAAGCGGCATATCGGAAGGAAACATAAATGATGGGATCAGATCTTCTGCCTTAATGCTTACTCCTATTCACAATTCAAAA GTGCTTGAGAATGATATTGCTTCTCCTGCTGAACTTGCTAAGGCTTACATGGGAAGTAGGCCTTCACAAGTTTCTCCATCCTTGTTGGGACTGCGCAACCAACTTGGTAAGGAGGGCACAGGGTTGCTTGCTGATACAGTGAATTCCTCTAAGTCGCCTATTATGTCACTTGCTAAGAGAAGTTCTGTCAGCATGAGTGCTTCAGAAAATGGTTTTATAACCCCACGATCTCGAGGCAGGTCAGCTAACTACACCATGGCTCGCACCCCATATTCCAGAGTTCATccaacttccacactgaag GGAAGTGTAATCAACAGTAGTGGTTTTGCTGGGCCTTCAACATCATCTGCATCTCTTTCTCTACTGGAGAATGATGGAAATTTTGACTCTCGGCTGGGA ACCTTAAAGCGTAGAAGTTCAGCCTTGGATGATGAAATTGGCTCTGTTGGTCCTATGCGCAGAATCAGACAGAAACCCAATTTATTGGCATCTAAATTTCATCACACTACTCATGGAGTGGGAGTTGGCTCTCATGCAAAGCAGAAGCCTCAAATGAATGGGGAAGAAAGAAATAAGGTCTTGAAAAATAGTGGAGAAAATGAGACTGAGAGTGTCCCAAGTACCAGTTATGCTCATGTTCCTTCCAAGTCTAAAGAAGTTGCTGCAAAAATATTGCAGCAACTTGAAAAGATCAGCCCAAAGGAAAAATCGCCAGAGTCAAAGTTACCAGCAATGCAGGAGAACTCACCTTCAAAGTTGATCTTAAGTAGGTTCCCCGGACGGGCTCTTGGGAGCATGGATGATGTGGGTTCTTCAAAGTTGATATTGAATGTACATGATGATCTTAAGTCTGGGAATCAGACCAATGACACACTGCCTGATGTTCACGAGTCTTCTCCCCAAAAGCATGGGAAAGCAGAAAGGAATAACCCCAATGGTTCCTTTATTCCTTCTGGCAGATGGACTCCGGTACTGAACAATGATTCTGCAGTGTCTTTGAAAGCTTCTACTCCTGGCCTTGGAGCTGGTGCTTCTGTTGTGAAGAATGGAGCACCCCAACCTCAAAAGAAGAGAGCTTTTAGGATGAGTGCAGAAGAG GATCCCTTGGAGCTTGCTGATGTAGAGTGCAATGGACTTGCATCTAGATCTTTATCTGAGACAAATGGACCTTTTGAGTACTCGCACACCAAACTTGCTAGAGAATCCAACACCACTTTCCAGTCTGAAGATAAGTCCTCTATGGGCCTTACATCCGGGGCATTTACATTTGGAAAAGGGACTAGTGTCATTGCCATCCCTGCATCAGCAGAAGGAACAAGAGCTGCTTCACCGTCTCAAATTTTTCCTTCATCAGATCCTGCATTGGATAAACCTAAGGAAGCGAATAGTTCTCATTTGTTCAGCTTCAGCTCTAAAGCTGCTAATAATTCTCCTTCATTGCCATCCGAATCTACCATAATGGCTCAATCTGAACCTGAAAGATCCAGCag CTTGGCTGATATCTCGACATCAGTTGTCTCTGAAGTCAGAACTCCCAATTCGGAGACAGGATTTCATATGAAGCCTGTAAAGGCGGTAGATGCTAATGGAAAATGTGATGATGGTTCTTCTGCGGCATTAAATGGGCCACTTGTTTCAGGATCTTCTCCAGTCTCATTTCCTGCAGCTTGTTCTAGTGATATGCATCGGACATCCATGGGTAGTGCTCCTCTGTTTACCTCTTCGACCAGCACTACTAACTTTCTCCCCACAGGCAGCAGCACCAACGCAGCAATTCCCTCTAGTGGCAACATTTTTGGTGGGGCAGCGAAATCTTCAAGTTCAGGTGGACCTGTTTTCAAATTTGGTTCCGCCGTAGATCCACCTACGGtgtcagcagcaccaacagctagcATCTCCGAAAGAGCAGACCAGAGACCCAAAATAAATCCAAGTTCTGTCAGCTCAAGTAGCGCATATTCTACtgttgcagcagcagcagccagcTCTGGCAATAGCATCTTCAAGTTTGGTTCTTTCAGTAATTCAACTGGAAACAGTCTTCAGACTTCCATCTTTGCTAGTGCCACTAAATCTCCACTTTTTGGTGCTGGTACCATCTCACAAGGCACATTGGCCGAGTCAGTTCCGGCTGCATCAGTTCCAGCACTTGATATGAATACTGCCTCTTCTCTTGGTTCAATGCCCACTCCGAGCTTCAGTTCTGGTTTTAGTTCTTCAACTTCCACATCAGAGACCACCTCTCTTGTCCCTGCTGGTGGGCCAACATCGAGTTTACTCAAATTTGGTGCGACTGCGGCTGCTGTTAGCTCCAGTGCTAGTGCTGCTACTAGCGCATTTGGTTTTGGTTCAAGTTCATTTTCTTCAACCGCTACAGCCTGTTCCAGTGGTGGTTCCACAACACCAGTATTTGGTTTTGTTGGTACCTCAGCTTCTTCTGCACCAATTAATACAACTAGCTCTTTCAGCAGTGGCTCATCTGGTATATTCAATTTTGATGGGAGTTCTTCGGCTTCCTCCTCCACATCCAACTCAGTTAGCTCCATCAGTGCGCCTTCCAATGTCTTTGGTGGTTGGCAAAGCCAGAAATCCCCATTATTTGGTTCTCCATCCCCATCCGCGGGATTTTCTTTCTCTGCTTCTGCAAATGCTGCGCTACCCATGGCTTTCAATTCATCCACTGGTGCCTCATCTGGCCCTGTTTTCTCATTCAATACTGCATCTGCTTCCCCATCTCTGCCTAATACTCAGCCTGTGTTCGGTAATTCGCCAATTGGTGGTGGTTTTGCAGCCTCTCCTGGGAATAACGATCAGATGAATGCAGAAGACAGCATGGCCGAGGATCCAGTGCCTTCATCTGCACCTACTCCTGTATTTGGTCAACCAGCCGTCTCCCCTTCCCCATTTGGATCGGTGGCTCCATCACAAAACAACCCCTTTGTGTTCAACGGCCAGCAAAATCAAGTCCCTCTACAGAGCCCATCTCTCTTCCAGGCATCAGGCAGTCTAGAATTCAACGCTGGAGGCAGCTTCTCGTTGGGCAGCACAGGAGGCGAAAAGTCAGGTAGGAAGATTGTTAAAGTTAGTAGAACCAAGAATCGAAAGAAGTGA
- the LOC130997413 gene encoding nuclear pore complex protein NUP1 isoform X4 produces the protein MSTAEEGEAAANATTSSYGGGGAGGKFRKKPFRQQATPYDRPPTALRGNNTNSDDSSSWWTKLLEPASKAISYGADRFFGSVFRRRLPPPPPPQPPESNVQESGGDQGTGFNRGEQEPKSGQCSQPINSSSSNGVTELEHLLKQKTFTRAEIAHLAELLQSRAAEVSPGDASRINVVSALDSGRQKEFASGISEGNINDGIRSSALMLTPIHNSKVLENDIASPAELAKAYMGSRPSQVSPSLLGLRNQLGKEGTGLLADTVNSSKSPIMSLAKRSSVSMSASENGFITPRSRGRSANYTMARTPYSRVHPTSTLKGSVINSSGFAGPSTSSASLSLLENDGNFDSRLGTLKRRSSALDDEIGSVGPMRRIRQKPNLLASKFHHTTHGVGVGSHAKQKPQMNGEERNKVLKNSGENETESVPSTSYAHVPSKSKEVAAKILQQLEKISPKEKSPESKLPAMQENSPSKLILSRFPGRALGSMDDVGSSKLILNVHDDLKSGNQTNDTLPDVHESSPQKHGKAERNNPNGSFIPSGRWTPVLNNDSAVSLKASTPGLGAGASVVKNGAPQPQKKRAFRMSAEEDPLELADVECNGLASRSLSETNGPFEYSHTKLARESNTTFQSEDKSSMGLTSGAFTFGKGTSVIAIPASAEGTRAASPSQIFPSSDPALDKPKEANSSHLFSFSSKAANNSPSLPSESTIMAQSEPERSSSLADISTSVVSEVRTPNSETGFHMKPVKAVDANGKCDDGSSAALNGPLVSGSSPVSFPAACSSDMHRTSMGSAPLFTSSTSTTNFLPTGSSTNAAIPSSGNIFGGAAKSSSSGGPVFKFGSAVDPPTVSAAPTASISERADQRPKINPSSVSSSSAYSTVAAAAASSGNSIFKFGSFSNSTGNSLQTSIFASATKSPLFGAGTISQGTLAESVPAASVPALDMNTASSLGSMPTPSFSSGFSSSTSTSETTSLVPAGGPTSSLLKFGATAAAVSSSASAATSAFGFGSSSFSSTATACSSGGSTTPVFGFVGTSASSAPINTTSSFSSGSSGIFNFDGSSSASSSTSNSVSSISAPSNVFGGWQSQKSPLFGSPSPSAGFSFSASANAALPMAFNSSTGASSGPVFSFNTASASPSLPNTQPVFGNSPIGGGFAASPGNNDQMNAEDSMAEDPVPSSAPTPVFGQPAVSPSPFGSVAPSQNNPFVFNGQQNQVPLQSPSLFQASGSLEFNAGGSFSLGSTGGEKSGRKIVKVSRTKNRKK, from the exons CTTCTTCGGTTCTGTCTTTCGTAGGCGCCTCCCTCCTCCGCCCCCTCCTCAGCCACCAG AGTCAAATGTTCAAGAGAGTGGCGGGGATCAAGGGACAGGTTTTAAT AGAGGTGAACAAGAGCCCAAAAGTGGTCAGTGCAGTCAGCCAATAAATAGTTCTAGCAGCAATGGCGTCACTGAGCTTGAGCATTTGTTGAAGCAAAAGACCTTCACTAG GGCTGAGATTGCCCATCTGGCAGAACTTTTGCAATCACGAGCTGCAGAAGTGTCTCCTGGGGATGCAAGCCGAATCAATGTAGTGTCTGCTTTGGATTCTGGCAGGCAAAAAGAATTTGCAAGCGGCATATCGGAAGGAAACATAAATGATGGGATCAGATCTTCTGCCTTAATGCTTACTCCTATTCACAATTCAAAA GTGCTTGAGAATGATATTGCTTCTCCTGCTGAACTTGCTAAGGCTTACATGGGAAGTAGGCCTTCACAAGTTTCTCCATCCTTGTTGGGACTGCGCAACCAACTTGGTAAGGAGGGCACAGGGTTGCTTGCTGATACAGTGAATTCCTCTAAGTCGCCTATTATGTCACTTGCTAAGAGAAGTTCTGTCAGCATGAGTGCTTCAGAAAATGGTTTTATAACCCCACGATCTCGAGGCAGGTCAGCTAACTACACCATGGCTCGCACCCCATATTCCAGAGTTCATccaacttccacactgaag GGAAGTGTAATCAACAGTAGTGGTTTTGCTGGGCCTTCAACATCATCTGCATCTCTTTCTCTACTGGAGAATGATGGAAATTTTGACTCTCGGCTGGGA ACCTTAAAGCGTAGAAGTTCAGCCTTGGATGATGAAATTGGCTCTGTTGGTCCTATGCGCAGAATCAGACAGAAACCCAATTTATTGGCATCTAAATTTCATCACACTACTCATGGAGTGGGAGTTGGCTCTCATGCAAAGCAGAAGCCTCAAATGAATGGGGAAGAAAGAAATAAGGTCTTGAAAAATAGTGGAGAAAATGAGACTGAGAGTGTCCCAAGTACCAGTTATGCTCATGTTCCTTCCAAGTCTAAAGAAGTTGCTGCAAAAATATTGCAGCAACTTGAAAAGATCAGCCCAAAGGAAAAATCGCCAGAGTCAAAGTTACCAGCAATGCAGGAGAACTCACCTTCAAAGTTGATCTTAAGTAGGTTCCCCGGACGGGCTCTTGGGAGCATGGATGATGTGGGTTCTTCAAAGTTGATATTGAATGTACATGATGATCTTAAGTCTGGGAATCAGACCAATGACACACTGCCTGATGTTCACGAGTCTTCTCCCCAAAAGCATGGGAAAGCAGAAAGGAATAACCCCAATGGTTCCTTTATTCCTTCTGGCAGATGGACTCCGGTACTGAACAATGATTCTGCAGTGTCTTTGAAAGCTTCTACTCCTGGCCTTGGAGCTGGTGCTTCTGTTGTGAAGAATGGAGCACCCCAACCTCAAAAGAAGAGAGCTTTTAGGATGAGTGCAGAAGAG GATCCCTTGGAGCTTGCTGATGTAGAGTGCAATGGACTTGCATCTAGATCTTTATCTGAGACAAATGGACCTTTTGAGTACTCGCACACCAAACTTGCTAGAGAATCCAACACCACTTTCCAGTCTGAAGATAAGTCCTCTATGGGCCTTACATCCGGGGCATTTACATTTGGAAAAGGGACTAGTGTCATTGCCATCCCTGCATCAGCAGAAGGAACAAGAGCTGCTTCACCGTCTCAAATTTTTCCTTCATCAGATCCTGCATTGGATAAACCTAAGGAAGCGAATAGTTCTCATTTGTTCAGCTTCAGCTCTAAAGCTGCTAATAATTCTCCTTCATTGCCATCCGAATCTACCATAATGGCTCAATCTGAACCTGAAAGATCCAGCag CTTGGCTGATATCTCGACATCAGTTGTCTCTGAAGTCAGAACTCCCAATTCGGAGACAGGATTTCATATGAAGCCTGTAAAGGCGGTAGATGCTAATGGAAAATGTGATGATGGTTCTTCTGCGGCATTAAATGGGCCACTTGTTTCAGGATCTTCTCCAGTCTCATTTCCTGCAGCTTGTTCTAGTGATATGCATCGGACATCCATGGGTAGTGCTCCTCTGTTTACCTCTTCGACCAGCACTACTAACTTTCTCCCCACAGGCAGCAGCACCAACGCAGCAATTCCCTCTAGTGGCAACATTTTTGGTGGGGCAGCGAAATCTTCAAGTTCAGGTGGACCTGTTTTCAAATTTGGTTCCGCCGTAGATCCACCTACGGtgtcagcagcaccaacagctagcATCTCCGAAAGAGCAGACCAGAGACCCAAAATAAATCCAAGTTCTGTCAGCTCAAGTAGCGCATATTCTACtgttgcagcagcagcagccagcTCTGGCAATAGCATCTTCAAGTTTGGTTCTTTCAGTAATTCAACTGGAAACAGTCTTCAGACTTCCATCTTTGCTAGTGCCACTAAATCTCCACTTTTTGGTGCTGGTACCATCTCACAAGGCACATTGGCCGAGTCAGTTCCGGCTGCATCAGTTCCAGCACTTGATATGAATACTGCCTCTTCTCTTGGTTCAATGCCCACTCCGAGCTTCAGTTCTGGTTTTAGTTCTTCAACTTCCACATCAGAGACCACCTCTCTTGTCCCTGCTGGTGGGCCAACATCGAGTTTACTCAAATTTGGTGCGACTGCGGCTGCTGTTAGCTCCAGTGCTAGTGCTGCTACTAGCGCATTTGGTTTTGGTTCAAGTTCATTTTCTTCAACCGCTACAGCCTGTTCCAGTGGTGGTTCCACAACACCAGTATTTGGTTTTGTTGGTACCTCAGCTTCTTCTGCACCAATTAATACAACTAGCTCTTTCAGCAGTGGCTCATCTGGTATATTCAATTTTGATGGGAGTTCTTCGGCTTCCTCCTCCACATCCAACTCAGTTAGCTCCATCAGTGCGCCTTCCAATGTCTTTGGTGGTTGGCAAAGCCAGAAATCCCCATTATTTGGTTCTCCATCCCCATCCGCGGGATTTTCTTTCTCTGCTTCTGCAAATGCTGCGCTACCCATGGCTTTCAATTCATCCACTGGTGCCTCATCTGGCCCTGTTTTCTCATTCAATACTGCATCTGCTTCCCCATCTCTGCCTAATACTCAGCCTGTGTTCGGTAATTCGCCAATTGGTGGTGGTTTTGCAGCCTCTCCTGGGAATAACGATCAGATGAATGCAGAAGACAGCATGGCCGAGGATCCAGTGCCTTCATCTGCACCTACTCCTGTATTTGGTCAACCAGCCGTCTCCCCTTCCCCATTTGGATCGGTGGCTCCATCACAAAACAACCCCTTTGTGTTCAACGGCCAGCAAAATCAAGTCCCTCTACAGAGCCCATCTCTCTTCCAGGCATCAGGCAGTCTAGAATTCAACGCTGGAGGCAGCTTCTCGTTGGGCAGCACAGGAGGCGAAAAGTCAGGTAGGAAGATTGTTAAAGTTAGTAGAACCAAGAATCGAAAGAAGTGA
- the LOC130997413 gene encoding nuclear pore complex protein NUP1 isoform X7 → MSTAEEGEAAANATTSSYGGGGAGGKFRKKPFRQQATPYDRPPTALRGNNTNSDDSSSWWTKLLEPASKAISYGADRFFGSVFRRRLPPPPPPQPPESNVQESGGDQGTGFNRGEQEPKSGQCSQPINSSSSNGVTELEHLLKQKTFTRAEIAHLAELLQSRAAEVSPGDASRINVVSALDSGRQKEFASGISEGNINDGIRSSALMLTPIHNSKVLENDIASPAELAKAYMGSRPSQVSPSLLGLRNQLGKEGTGLLADTVNSSKSPIMSLAKRSSVSMSASENGFITPRSRGRSANYTMARTPYSRVHPTSTLKGSVINSSGFAGPSTSSASLSLLENDGNFDSRLGTLKRRSSALDDEIGSVGPMRRIRQKPNLLASKFHHTTHGVGVGSHAKQKPQMNGEERNKVLKNSGENETESVPSTSYAHVPSKSKEVAAKILQQLEKISPKEKSPESKLPAMQENSPSKLILSRFPGRALGSMDDVGSSKLILNVHDDLKSGNQTNDTLPDVHESSPQKHGKAERNNPNGSFIPSGRWTPVLNNDSAVSLKASTPGLGAGASVVKNGAPQPQKKRAFRMSAEEDPLELADVECNGLASRSLSETNGPFEYSHTKLARESNTTFQSEDKSSMGLTSGAFTFGKGTSVIAIPASAEGTRAASPSQIFPSSDPALDKPKEANSSHLFSFSSKAANNSPSLPSESTIMAQSEPERSSSLADISTSVVSEVRTPNSETGFHMKPVKAVDANGKCDDGSSAALNGPLVSGSSPVSFPAACSSDMHRTSMGSAPLFTSSTSTTNFLPTGSSTNAAIPSSGNIFGGAAKSSSSGGPVFKFGSAVDPPTVSAAPTASISERADQRPKINPSSVSSSSAYSTVAAAAASSGNSIFKFGSFSNSTGNSLQTSIFASATKSPLFGAGTISQGTLAESVPAASVPALDMNTASSLGSMPTPSFSSGFSSSTSTSETTSLVPAGGPTSSLLKFGATAAAVSSSASAATSAFGFGSSSFSSTATACSSGGSTTPVFGFVGTSASSAPINTTSSFSSGSSGIFNFDGSSSASSSTSNSVSSISAPSNVFGGWQSQKSPLFGSPSPSAGFSFSASANAALPMAFNSSTASPGNNDQMNAEDSMAEDPVPSSAPTPVFGQPAVSPSPFGSVAPSQNNPFVFNGQQNQVPLQSPSLFQASGSLEFNAGGSFSLGSTGGEKSGRKIVKVSRTKNRKK, encoded by the exons CTTCTTCGGTTCTGTCTTTCGTAGGCGCCTCCCTCCTCCGCCCCCTCCTCAGCCACCAG AGTCAAATGTTCAAGAGAGTGGCGGGGATCAAGGGACAGGTTTTAAT AGAGGTGAACAAGAGCCCAAAAGTGGTCAGTGCAGTCAGCCAATAAATAGTTCTAGCAGCAATGGCGTCACTGAGCTTGAGCATTTGTTGAAGCAAAAGACCTTCACTAG GGCTGAGATTGCCCATCTGGCAGAACTTTTGCAATCACGAGCTGCAGAAGTGTCTCCTGGGGATGCAAGCCGAATCAATGTAGTGTCTGCTTTGGATTCTGGCAGGCAAAAAGAATTTGCAAGCGGCATATCGGAAGGAAACATAAATGATGGGATCAGATCTTCTGCCTTAATGCTTACTCCTATTCACAATTCAAAA GTGCTTGAGAATGATATTGCTTCTCCTGCTGAACTTGCTAAGGCTTACATGGGAAGTAGGCCTTCACAAGTTTCTCCATCCTTGTTGGGACTGCGCAACCAACTTGGTAAGGAGGGCACAGGGTTGCTTGCTGATACAGTGAATTCCTCTAAGTCGCCTATTATGTCACTTGCTAAGAGAAGTTCTGTCAGCATGAGTGCTTCAGAAAATGGTTTTATAACCCCACGATCTCGAGGCAGGTCAGCTAACTACACCATGGCTCGCACCCCATATTCCAGAGTTCATccaacttccacactgaag GGAAGTGTAATCAACAGTAGTGGTTTTGCTGGGCCTTCAACATCATCTGCATCTCTTTCTCTACTGGAGAATGATGGAAATTTTGACTCTCGGCTGGGA ACCTTAAAGCGTAGAAGTTCAGCCTTGGATGATGAAATTGGCTCTGTTGGTCCTATGCGCAGAATCAGACAGAAACCCAATTTATTGGCATCTAAATTTCATCACACTACTCATGGAGTGGGAGTTGGCTCTCATGCAAAGCAGAAGCCTCAAATGAATGGGGAAGAAAGAAATAAGGTCTTGAAAAATAGTGGAGAAAATGAGACTGAGAGTGTCCCAAGTACCAGTTATGCTCATGTTCCTTCCAAGTCTAAAGAAGTTGCTGCAAAAATATTGCAGCAACTTGAAAAGATCAGCCCAAAGGAAAAATCGCCAGAGTCAAAGTTACCAGCAATGCAGGAGAACTCACCTTCAAAGTTGATCTTAAGTAGGTTCCCCGGACGGGCTCTTGGGAGCATGGATGATGTGGGTTCTTCAAAGTTGATATTGAATGTACATGATGATCTTAAGTCTGGGAATCAGACCAATGACACACTGCCTGATGTTCACGAGTCTTCTCCCCAAAAGCATGGGAAAGCAGAAAGGAATAACCCCAATGGTTCCTTTATTCCTTCTGGCAGATGGACTCCGGTACTGAACAATGATTCTGCAGTGTCTTTGAAAGCTTCTACTCCTGGCCTTGGAGCTGGTGCTTCTGTTGTGAAGAATGGAGCACCCCAACCTCAAAAGAAGAGAGCTTTTAGGATGAGTGCAGAAGAG GATCCCTTGGAGCTTGCTGATGTAGAGTGCAATGGACTTGCATCTAGATCTTTATCTGAGACAAATGGACCTTTTGAGTACTCGCACACCAAACTTGCTAGAGAATCCAACACCACTTTCCAGTCTGAAGATAAGTCCTCTATGGGCCTTACATCCGGGGCATTTACATTTGGAAAAGGGACTAGTGTCATTGCCATCCCTGCATCAGCAGAAGGAACAAGAGCTGCTTCACCGTCTCAAATTTTTCCTTCATCAGATCCTGCATTGGATAAACCTAAGGAAGCGAATAGTTCTCATTTGTTCAGCTTCAGCTCTAAAGCTGCTAATAATTCTCCTTCATTGCCATCCGAATCTACCATAATGGCTCAATCTGAACCTGAAAGATCCAGCag CTTGGCTGATATCTCGACATCAGTTGTCTCTGAAGTCAGAACTCCCAATTCGGAGACAGGATTTCATATGAAGCCTGTAAAGGCGGTAGATGCTAATGGAAAATGTGATGATGGTTCTTCTGCGGCATTAAATGGGCCACTTGTTTCAGGATCTTCTCCAGTCTCATTTCCTGCAGCTTGTTCTAGTGATATGCATCGGACATCCATGGGTAGTGCTCCTCTGTTTACCTCTTCGACCAGCACTACTAACTTTCTCCCCACAGGCAGCAGCACCAACGCAGCAATTCCCTCTAGTGGCAACATTTTTGGTGGGGCAGCGAAATCTTCAAGTTCAGGTGGACCTGTTTTCAAATTTGGTTCCGCCGTAGATCCACCTACGGtgtcagcagcaccaacagctagcATCTCCGAAAGAGCAGACCAGAGACCCAAAATAAATCCAAGTTCTGTCAGCTCAAGTAGCGCATATTCTACtgttgcagcagcagcagccagcTCTGGCAATAGCATCTTCAAGTTTGGTTCTTTCAGTAATTCAACTGGAAACAGTCTTCAGACTTCCATCTTTGCTAGTGCCACTAAATCTCCACTTTTTGGTGCTGGTACCATCTCACAAGGCACATTGGCCGAGTCAGTTCCGGCTGCATCAGTTCCAGCACTTGATATGAATACTGCCTCTTCTCTTGGTTCAATGCCCACTCCGAGCTTCAGTTCTGGTTTTAGTTCTTCAACTTCCACATCAGAGACCACCTCTCTTGTCCCTGCTGGTGGGCCAACATCGAGTTTACTCAAATTTGGTGCGACTGCGGCTGCTGTTAGCTCCAGTGCTAGTGCTGCTACTAGCGCATTTGGTTTTGGTTCAAGTTCATTTTCTTCAACCGCTACAGCCTGTTCCAGTGGTGGTTCCACAACACCAGTATTTGGTTTTGTTGGTACCTCAGCTTCTTCTGCACCAATTAATACAACTAGCTCTTTCAGCAGTGGCTCATCTGGTATATTCAATTTTGATGGGAGTTCTTCGGCTTCCTCCTCCACATCCAACTCAGTTAGCTCCATCAGTGCGCCTTCCAATGTCTTTGGTGGTTGGCAAAGCCAGAAATCCCCATTATTTGGTTCTCCATCCCCATCCGCGGGATTTTCTTTCTCTGCTTCTGCAAATGCTGCGCTACCCATGGCTTTCAATTCATCCACTG CCTCTCCTGGGAATAACGATCAGATGAATGCAGAAGACAGCATGGCCGAGGATCCAGTGCCTTCATCTGCACCTACTCCTGTATTTGGTCAACCAGCCGTCTCCCCTTCCCCATTTGGATCGGTGGCTCCATCACAAAACAACCCCTTTGTGTTCAACGGCCAGCAAAATCAAGTCCCTCTACAGAGCCCATCTCTCTTCCAGGCATCAGGCAGTCTAGAATTCAACGCTGGAGGCAGCTTCTCGTTGGGCAGCACAGGAGGCGAAAAGTCAGGTAGGAAGATTGTTAAAGTTAGTAGAACCAAGAATCGAAAGAAGTGA